In Trichocoleus desertorum NBK24, the following are encoded in one genomic region:
- a CDS encoding response regulator transcription factor: MNEIQVALIEDHDLTRVGLRTALQQRGAVKVIGEAATGTEGLKLLETTKPDVAIIDIGLPDMDGIELTRRFKQMVAEAEPTDSHVTKVMILTMNDNEDAVLAAFAAGADSYCMKDVNVDRLLEALKVTNEGNSWIDPAIARVVLHQTRQPASQTASSVPSEIHTVAINAADDEYSQMIEAYPLTERELEVLELIVAGCSNAAIAEKLYITVGTVKTHVRNILNKLCADDRTQAAVRALRSGLVG, encoded by the coding sequence ATGAACGAAATTCAAGTTGCCCTGATTGAAGACCATGATTTAACGCGGGTGGGCCTTCGGACCGCTCTACAGCAACGGGGCGCAGTAAAAGTTATTGGTGAAGCTGCCACCGGAACTGAAGGATTAAAGTTACTAGAAACTACTAAGCCCGATGTTGCAATTATAGATATTGGCTTGCCGGACATGGACGGCATTGAGCTAACCCGACGGTTCAAGCAAATGGTAGCTGAAGCTGAACCAACGGATTCTCACGTCACTAAGGTCATGATTTTGACCATGAATGACAATGAAGACGCTGTTTTAGCGGCTTTTGCAGCGGGTGCCGATTCCTACTGCATGAAAGATGTAAATGTGGATCGGTTGCTAGAAGCGCTGAAAGTCACCAACGAAGGTAATAGCTGGATTGACCCAGCGATCGCCCGTGTGGTGCTACACCAAACTCGCCAACCCGCCTCTCAAACGGCGAGCAGCGTCCCCAGTGAGATTCATACCGTTGCCATCAATGCTGCAGATGATGAGTATAGCCAAATGATCGAGGCGTATCCCCTAACCGAGCGTGAGTTGGAGGTTCTAGAGCTGATCGTGGCAGGTTGCAGCAATGCAGCGATCGCTGAAAAACTCTACATCACAGTTGGCACCGTCAAGACCCACGTCCGCAACATCCTGAATAAGCTGTGCGCCGATGACCGAACTCAAGCTGCGGTTCGGGCCCTCCGCTCTGGCTTAGTGGGCTAA